From the genome of Sulfurovum sp. NBC37-1, one region includes:
- a CDS encoding PTS transporter subunit EIIC has protein sequence MFSLLQKIGKALMTPIAVLPVAALLLRLGFGDIFDGQAALVMKSAGETVFANLDLLFGIGIAYGLAKNNDGAAALSGAIGVLIAKAVYSSIDSNVNMGVFVGIIIGVIAGVLYNRYHDIKLPEFLGFFGGKRFVPIITSIAAIAVGVLAGYFWPYVQNAIDAFSNMIIGLQEFGTFLYGVLNRLLIPLGLHHILNSVFWFQLGDFTYMKDGVEVVANGDLHRFFAGDPSAGVYMSGFYVVMMFGLPALAYAIYLNTPKTYRAKAAAILAGVAFTSFLTGITEPLEFLFLFVAPPLFLLHAILTGLALATAQLLNIHAGFGFSAGFIDYIINYKLGKNVWMILPLGTVFAIIYFTASYYLIRTMKLKILETELSESGETEGSSTSTEAEAFISALGGKENILNTDACITRLRMSVNDSSDLKDEDFTVLGAKGVIRPDKKSIQIVLGTKAEKIAEEIRESL, from the coding sequence ATGTTTAGTCTTTTGCAAAAGATCGGTAAGGCGCTAATGACCCCTATCGCGGTACTGCCTGTTGCGGCACTGCTGCTTCGCCTGGGATTTGGCGATATTTTTGACGGGCAGGCAGCCCTTGTCATGAAGAGTGCCGGAGAGACGGTCTTTGCCAACCTCGATCTGCTATTCGGTATCGGTATCGCCTACGGCTTGGCAAAGAACAACGACGGCGCCGCCGCACTCTCGGGTGCCATCGGTGTACTCATCGCCAAAGCGGTTTACAGCAGTATTGACAGTAATGTCAACATGGGTGTCTTCGTGGGCATCATCATCGGTGTGATCGCAGGGGTGCTTTACAACCGATACCACGACATCAAGCTACCTGAATTCCTCGGCTTTTTCGGAGGAAAACGTTTCGTTCCCATCATTACATCCATTGCTGCGATAGCGGTGGGAGTGCTGGCTGGATACTTCTGGCCCTATGTACAAAATGCCATCGATGCTTTTTCGAACATGATCATAGGACTTCAGGAATTCGGTACATTCCTTTACGGAGTACTGAACCGTCTGCTCATCCCTCTGGGACTGCACCACATCCTCAACTCCGTCTTCTGGTTTCAGCTTGGGGACTTCACTTACATGAAGGATGGCGTGGAAGTGGTTGCCAACGGTGACCTACACCGCTTCTTTGCGGGAGATCCGTCTGCCGGGGTCTATATGTCAGGCTTCTATGTGGTCATGATGTTCGGCCTGCCAGCCCTGGCCTATGCGATCTACCTCAACACACCTAAAACGTACCGTGCCAAAGCCGCTGCTATTCTTGCCGGTGTAGCATTCACCTCATTTCTTACCGGTATCACCGAACCCCTGGAATTTCTTTTCCTCTTTGTCGCACCGCCACTTTTCCTCCTGCATGCCATACTCACCGGCCTGGCACTGGCAACGGCACAGCTTCTGAACATTCATGCCGGCTTCGGTTTTTCGGCAGGCTTCATCGACTATATAATTAATTACAAACTGGGTAAAAACGTATGGATGATCCTGCCTTTGGGTACGGTCTTTGCCATCATTTACTTTACTGCAAGCTACTATCTGATCAGGACTATGAAACTAAAGATACTCGAAACTGAACTCTCTGAAAGTGGTGAAACAGAGGGAAGTAGTACCTCAACGGAAGCGGAAGCATTCATTTCCGCCCTGGGAGGGAAAGAGAATATCCTGAATACGGACGCCTGCATCACACGTCTGCGCATGAGTGTGAATGACAGTTCCGATCTCAAAGATGAAGATTTTACAGTACTAGGAGCTAAAGGAGTGATCCGTCCGGACAAAAAATCCATACAGATCGTTCTGGGGACAAAAGCAGAGAAAATAGCTGAGGAGATAAGGGAATCACTGTAG
- a CDS encoding sensor histidine kinase, which produces MKAYELESFLKSFFIFFILLEVLLVINFWHEFQDKKTELKEKIQIEMKLCAYKVQCDGLQTDFVEKEKDKEENILYNKYGDFYSYFKIPTVEKYLMQVIYPKKQYLSRIAKVKYNIYNKFFLYSLFVLFVSFLFSLYALMPLRKALRMNEEFVKDILHDFNTPISSMRINFKLFKKEIGENRKIERLENNIETILSLQNNLQIFLKGIPVQTEIFNLKELLEKRIKYFKILYPDIVYQLSLEKTLLQTNRDAMTRILDNLLSNAGKYNKRDGRVFVYVENTMLHIEDTGKGIKNPYKIFERYYKEQDRGIGIGLHIVKKLCNELNISIKVKSEEGQGTIIILDLDKLIRE; this is translated from the coding sequence TTGAAAGCATATGAGCTAGAATCATTTCTCAAAAGTTTTTTTATTTTTTTCATTCTTTTGGAAGTATTGCTTGTCATTAATTTTTGGCATGAGTTTCAGGATAAAAAAACAGAATTAAAAGAAAAAATACAAATCGAAATGAAGCTTTGTGCCTACAAGGTTCAATGTGATGGTTTGCAAACGGATTTCGTGGAGAAAGAAAAGGACAAAGAGGAAAATATACTTTATAACAAATATGGGGACTTTTACAGCTATTTCAAAATACCGACAGTAGAAAAATATCTCATGCAGGTTATTTATCCGAAGAAGCAATATCTATCACGTATTGCAAAAGTTAAATACAATATTTATAACAAATTTTTTCTTTATTCACTTTTTGTACTTTTTGTCTCTTTTTTATTTTCATTATATGCACTTATGCCTCTTCGCAAAGCACTGCGTATGAATGAAGAGTTTGTGAAAGATATCCTGCATGACTTCAATACACCTATTAGCTCCATGCGTATTAATTTTAAACTGTTTAAAAAAGAGATAGGGGAAAATCGTAAAATTGAACGACTTGAAAACAATATAGAAACCATTTTGTCCCTACAGAATAATTTACAAATATTTCTGAAGGGAATTCCGGTGCAGACAGAAATATTTAATTTGAAAGAACTGCTGGAAAAACGCATAAAGTATTTTAAAATTCTCTATCCCGACATTGTGTATCAACTTTCTCTGGAAAAAACACTGCTTCAGACCAATAGAGATGCCATGACCCGTATCCTTGATAATTTACTGAGCAATGCCGGCAAATATAACAAGCGTGATGGGAGAGTATTTGTTTATGTAGAGAATACAATGCTCCATATTGAAGATACAGGAAAAGGAATTAAAAATCCTTATAAAATTTTTGAAAGATATTATAAAGAACAGGACAGAGGCATCGGTATCGGTTTACATATCGTAAAAAAACTTTGTAATGAACTGAATATATCCATAAAAGTAAAAAGTGAAGAAGGGCAGGGAACCATAATTATATTGGATTTAGATAAATTGATAAGAGAATAG
- a CDS encoding response regulator transcription factor, giving the protein MMKILLLEDDKILCASLKDFLELEGYSVDTAHRGPEVFDLTFEKNYDLYILDVNVPDIDGFDVLSSLKEAGDETPAIYITALTDINSISKGFEIGAEDYIKKPFDPEELIVRIKSKYNQKDMAIHYDEISYDLASKTVKKASELISLGEVQLNIFHALITQQDKVVDSFILMDFLEQPNANALRVNIAKLKNKLDINIRNIRGQGYMIESI; this is encoded by the coding sequence ATGATGAAAATATTATTATTGGAAGATGACAAAATACTGTGTGCCTCATTAAAAGATTTTTTGGAGCTTGAAGGATACAGTGTTGATACCGCCCATAGGGGGCCGGAGGTATTTGATCTAACATTTGAAAAAAACTATGATTTGTATATTTTGGATGTCAATGTACCCGATATTGATGGGTTTGATGTACTTTCCTCTTTAAAAGAAGCAGGTGATGAAACCCCTGCGATCTATATTACCGCTTTGACCGATATTAATTCAATTTCAAAAGGATTTGAGATTGGAGCGGAAGACTATATTAAAAAACCTTTTGATCCTGAAGAACTTATTGTACGTATCAAAAGTAAATACAATCAAAAAGATATGGCAATACATTATGATGAGATATCCTATGATCTCGCCAGTAAAACGGTAAAAAAAGCTTCTGAACTCATTAGTCTCGGTGAGGTGCAGCTCAATATCTTTCATGCTTTGATCACCCAACAGGATAAAGTAGTCGACAGTTTTATACTGATGGATTTTTTGGAACAGCCCAATGCAAATGCATTGAGGGTGAATATCGCCAAACTGAAAAACAAGCTGGATATAAATATACGCAATATCAGAGGCCAAGGGTATATGATTGAAAGCATATGA
- a CDS encoding PTS sugar transporter subunit IIA encodes MFGFFKRKRRDVFSPVDGQLLTLESVDDEVFSQRMAGDGLAILPVGEVFTAPIDGVVTKIFSTNHAYSVKSDQDLEVMVHIGLETVALKGEGFERLAQEGDEVKAGDPIIKADLNYIKAHAKDIVTPILITDESKYEAIDKNTNVVITGDAIMEVI; translated from the coding sequence ATGTTCGGTTTTTTTAAACGCAAAAGAAGAGATGTGTTTTCCCCTGTAGATGGACAGCTGTTGACGCTGGAAAGTGTTGATGATGAAGTGTTTTCACAGAGGATGGCAGGAGATGGTCTTGCCATTCTCCCTGTCGGAGAAGTCTTTACCGCACCCATTGACGGAGTGGTCACAAAAATATTTTCAACCAACCATGCCTATTCTGTCAAGAGTGATCAGGACCTGGAAGTGATGGTGCATATAGGTTTGGAGACGGTAGCCCTCAAGGGAGAAGGCTTTGAACGCCTGGCACAGGAGGGAGATGAGGTCAAAGCGGGAGACCCCATTATTAAAGCAGATCTCAATTACATCAAAGCGCATGCCAAAGATATCGTAACTCCTATTCTGATCACAGATGAGAGCAAGTATGAGGCTATTGACAAAAATACCAATGTGGTCATCACCGGTGATGCCATTATGGAAGTGATATAA
- the nagA gene encoding N-acetylglucosamine-6-phosphate deacetylase, with protein MKTIINAKLIVDDRIVEGKQLLFDDKIISLSDETPAECVEIIDAGGAYVSPGFIDIHIHGSGGADVMDSTPEALQTISSILLRTGTTSFLATTMTMSEKAIDKALRNVKEHAETMEGAKILGIHLEGPFLNPEKHGAQDRQYIREPSIELIEPYLDQIRMITIAPEMPEAESFIKYLSKHYPHIVLSIGHSEATFEQSKESFDWGISHATHLFNAMNPYHHRKPGIVGAVFDSDISCDIIADLVHTHPSVLKLVHRVKGERLILITDAMRAGCMKNGIYDLGGRRVTVEEGKATLDDGTLAGSVLKMNDALKHMTEAAGMTLIEAVNAVTKVPGEKLGLKKGELKSGYDADMVIFDEDFSIITTIVNGEVKYKG; from the coding sequence ATGAAAACCATTATCAATGCAAAACTCATTGTAGATGATCGGATCGTGGAGGGAAAACAGTTGCTCTTTGACGATAAGATCATATCTCTCTCCGATGAGACCCCGGCAGAATGTGTCGAGATCATCGATGCTGGGGGAGCGTATGTCAGCCCCGGTTTTATTGACATTCACATACACGGCTCAGGCGGTGCGGATGTGATGGACTCCACACCTGAAGCGCTGCAGACCATTTCTTCGATCCTGCTTCGTACAGGTACCACATCTTTCCTGGCGACTACGATGACCATGTCCGAGAAAGCTATTGACAAGGCTTTACGAAATGTTAAAGAGCATGCTGAAACAATGGAGGGAGCGAAGATACTTGGAATACATCTTGAAGGGCCTTTTCTCAACCCTGAAAAACATGGTGCACAGGACAGACAGTATATCCGTGAACCCAGCATTGAACTCATTGAGCCCTATCTGGATCAGATCAGGATGATCACTATTGCCCCGGAGATGCCGGAAGCGGAATCATTCATCAAGTATCTCTCGAAACACTACCCTCATATAGTATTGAGTATCGGACACAGTGAAGCCACTTTTGAGCAGAGCAAAGAGAGTTTTGACTGGGGGATCTCCCATGCCACGCATCTGTTTAATGCGATGAACCCTTACCACCATAGAAAGCCGGGCATCGTGGGTGCCGTGTTCGACTCGGATATCAGCTGCGATATCATTGCAGACCTGGTGCATACCCACCCTTCTGTACTAAAACTTGTACACCGGGTCAAAGGTGAGCGGCTGATACTGATTACTGATGCCATGCGTGCAGGTTGTATGAAAAACGGTATTTACGACCTTGGCGGGAGAAGGGTAACAGTGGAAGAGGGAAAGGCCACGTTGGATGACGGTACGCTTGCGGGTTCGGTTCTGAAGATGAATGATGCCTTAAAACATATGACTGAGGCAGCAGGGATGACACTGATCGAAGCGGTCAATGCCGTAACAAAGGTCCCGGGAGAGAAACTTGGTCTGAAAAAAGGCGAACTCAAAAGCGGTTATGATGCAGATATGGTCATCTTTGATGAAGATTTCAGTATCATAACAACAATCGTAAACGGTGAAGTGAAATATAAAGGATAA
- a CDS encoding fatty acid--CoA ligase, translating into MDYAYSNFYEFLSAQVQKRKRKVALFDGDEKITYGEVLENVDKLAAFFADKGIEEGDKVALFLRNSPEFIYTVFAISKIGAIVVPVNTFLKEDELSYILKDSESTVLVASTVHESVVNRSNGPVQCRFILWEGESPRKDERNFTFSEALSTTDSTRHIARKLDDTAVLIYTSGTTGKPKGAMLSNKNLLSNIEFARKLIKVTPKDRIIVFLPMFHAFTFTVGVILPLYAGGSIVIIKSLQPFSNIFKQTLTKRVTLFFGIPSVYNALAKAKLPWYFIWFNNIRAFISGAAPLQPKTLNAMAKKFKRAKLLEGYGLSEASPVVCVNTFEKQKAGSVGTAAHDYEIKIVDEDMNELPTGEIGDIIVRGDHVMQGYLNRPEATRETIVNGWLLTGDMGYLDDEGFLFLVDRKKDLIISKGINIYPREIEEVIDAFEGVAASAVIGVRDEKSGEIPVAYLELEEDVESCDEASLKKHMRENLANFKLPKQIHVIDELPKNATGKVLKRVLKDKLRDEM; encoded by the coding sequence ATGGACTACGCATACAGTAATTTCTATGAATTCCTCTCGGCCCAGGTACAAAAGCGTAAACGAAAAGTCGCGCTTTTTGACGGTGATGAGAAGATCACCTATGGGGAAGTGCTGGAGAACGTAGACAAACTTGCCGCCTTTTTTGCCGACAAAGGTATTGAGGAGGGGGACAAGGTTGCACTTTTTCTGCGCAACTCGCCGGAATTCATCTATACTGTATTTGCCATTTCCAAAATAGGTGCCATCGTAGTACCTGTCAACACCTTCCTCAAGGAGGATGAACTCAGCTATATCCTCAAGGACAGTGAGAGTACGGTGCTTGTGGCGTCTACGGTGCATGAGAGTGTTGTCAACAGGTCCAACGGACCGGTACAGTGCCGGTTTATTCTCTGGGAAGGCGAAAGCCCCAGAAAAGATGAGAGAAATTTCACTTTTTCGGAAGCGCTGTCCACAACAGATAGCACAAGGCATATCGCCAGAAAGTTGGACGATACGGCTGTCCTTATCTACACTTCCGGTACGACAGGCAAGCCCAAAGGGGCGATGCTCAGCAACAAAAATCTCCTGTCAAATATTGAGTTTGCCAGAAAACTTATCAAGGTGACACCCAAAGATAGGATAATCGTCTTTTTACCGATGTTCCATGCCTTTACCTTTACGGTCGGTGTGATCCTTCCCCTGTATGCAGGAGGAAGTATTGTGATCATCAAATCGCTTCAACCGTTTAGTAACATTTTCAAGCAAACATTGACAAAACGGGTAACACTTTTTTTCGGAATTCCTTCCGTATATAATGCACTTGCCAAAGCGAAACTTCCCTGGTACTTCATCTGGTTCAATAATATCCGGGCATTCATCTCCGGAGCGGCCCCTTTGCAGCCCAAAACGCTCAATGCCATGGCAAAAAAGTTCAAACGTGCCAAGCTGCTCGAAGGGTACGGGCTGAGCGAAGCGAGTCCTGTCGTCTGTGTCAACACTTTTGAGAAACAGAAGGCAGGTTCTGTAGGTACAGCAGCCCATGACTACGAGATCAAGATCGTAGATGAAGATATGAATGAACTTCCTACTGGGGAGATAGGCGATATCATCGTCAGGGGAGACCATGTCATGCAGGGCTATCTAAACCGCCCCGAAGCGACAAGGGAGACTATTGTCAACGGCTGGCTGTTGACAGGCGATATGGGTTATCTCGATGATGAGGGGTTCCTTTTCCTCGTGGACAGGAAAAAAGACCTTATCATATCTAAAGGTATCAATATCTACCCAAGAGAGATCGAAGAGGTCATAGACGCTTTTGAAGGTGTCGCAGCTTCAGCTGTTATCGGTGTGAGAGACGAAAAAAGCGGTGAGATACCGGTAGCCTATCTTGAGCTTGAAGAAGATGTCGAGTCTTGTGATGAGGCTTCTTTGAAAAAGCATATGCGGGAAAATCTGGCAAACTTTAAACTTCCCAAGCAGATCCATGTGATCGATGAACTGCCCAAGAATGCAACGGGTAAAGTACTGAAACGTGTTTTGAAGGACAAGCTCAGAGATGAGATGTAA
- a CDS encoding OmpP1/FadL family transporter, which yields MKKIIALSVITSGLLMAAGYKIPEQSLNSMALGAAYVAHTSGADTNYYNPAAMSFMADKQYVEGGITLANLPSNVYTLMPPYSGESEEENIWIPNAHYVANAIGDFRWGVSLTAPGGLTKRWNTPYQKLYAEEFTLKIIELNPSVSYKVTDDFSIGGGVRLVYSEGVVDSDGAAAGAPIKREMEGDTVEFGYNLALLYKPTSDINLAVTYRSNIDLKEEGQANLYFGGVGKQYDADVTVPLPAALNIAVSKTWNNTFTLEAVYERTYWSKYKTLDFNYGSIIANPILDGAFNTPIDKDWEDTNTFRIGATIALDKITLMMGFAVDETPVPDKTIGFELPDSDAKIFSMGFRYQQTDALSWGAAFLYDGKDARSLTPGVAENRVLSNGGGFTGGGAYLTTLGVAYEF from the coding sequence ATGAAAAAAATAATAGCATTAAGTGTAATTACAAGCGGACTTTTGATGGCAGCCGGATATAAAATTCCCGAGCAGTCACTCAATTCTATGGCACTCGGAGCTGCCTATGTAGCCCATACTTCAGGTGCGGATACGAACTATTACAACCCCGCAGCTATGAGTTTCATGGCAGACAAGCAGTATGTGGAGGGTGGTATAACCCTTGCCAATCTTCCTTCGAATGTATATACGCTGATGCCACCATACAGCGGCGAATCGGAAGAAGAGAATATCTGGATCCCCAATGCCCATTATGTGGCTAATGCTATAGGAGATTTCAGATGGGGTGTGAGTCTTACTGCACCAGGAGGACTTACCAAACGCTGGAACACGCCTTATCAAAAGTTGTATGCCGAAGAGTTTACGCTTAAGATCATAGAACTGAACCCTTCTGTTTCCTACAAGGTGACTGATGATTTCAGTATCGGTGGAGGTGTCCGCCTCGTCTATAGTGAAGGAGTGGTTGACAGTGATGGTGCGGCTGCAGGTGCTCCCATTAAACGGGAAATGGAAGGTGATACCGTAGAATTCGGGTATAACCTTGCACTGCTATACAAACCGACAAGTGACATTAACCTTGCTGTTACCTACCGGTCCAATATCGACCTGAAAGAAGAAGGCCAGGCAAATCTCTATTTCGGTGGGGTAGGCAAACAGTATGACGCAGATGTTACCGTGCCGCTTCCTGCTGCACTGAATATCGCCGTTTCAAAAACATGGAACAATACTTTTACGCTTGAGGCAGTATATGAGAGAACCTATTGGTCCAAATATAAGACATTGGATTTTAATTATGGCAGTATTATCGCAAACCCTATATTGGATGGGGCTTTCAATACACCGATTGACAAGGACTGGGAAGACACCAATACATTCAGAATAGGTGCTACCATCGCATTGGATAAAATTACACTTATGATGGGCTTTGCGGTTGATGAAACACCGGTACCTGACAAAACAATAGGCTTTGAATTGCCGGACTCTGATGCAAAGATCTTTTCAATGGGATTCCGCTATCAGCAGACAGATGCTCTTTCGTGGGGTGCTGCATTCCTGTATGACGGTAAAGATGCACGTTCTTTGACTCCAGGAGTTGCAGAGAACCGGGTATTATCCAATGGTGGCGGATTTACAGGTGGAGGAGCATATCTGACAACACTGGGCGTAGCCTACGAGTTCTAA
- a CDS encoding lipase family protein, with amino-acid sequence MKSQISKVLLALSLFWFVGCGSDLHQPDNAVVQGGEVVVDLDGNSIKTSLIEAGMPGIDESTTVYGYKAYKIPYTTTDEHGDSVKVSGLLVIPTEVPEAMKQAGFSVVSDDHDTIMANADAPTVVASTTSAPAGASVILTSLYAFVTLQPDYIGFGDSVDHYHPFLMKKSAANATVDFIKAAKAFAQANDIPLNGQLFITGYSEGGYDALATLEKIEQDGELQVTLAAPMAGPYDMNQTAMGQLSQDVLPIPSYVAYVAYAYTLSYNQDLSSVFNEPYDSEVKTLFDGSQARPEIDPQLPNATDGLINSDFRYDFLINPDNWLRKATLENNVNDWGPQTPVRLVHCLGDNVVPFPMAKLAEATMNAYGAADVSIVPVEIAVTKDPTTALRYNHFECGPVAYGVAAHMFAEARHTTIGY; translated from the coding sequence ATGAAAAGTCAAATTTCAAAAGTGTTACTAGCTCTGTCGCTATTTTGGTTTGTAGGATGCGGAAGCGATCTGCACCAACCTGACAATGCGGTGGTTCAAGGCGGTGAGGTTGTTGTAGATCTGGACGGAAACAGTATCAAAACAAGTCTTATTGAAGCAGGAATGCCAGGTATAGATGAGTCGACTACAGTATATGGATATAAAGCTTATAAAATCCCCTATACGACTACAGATGAACATGGGGACAGCGTGAAAGTTTCCGGACTGTTGGTCATTCCTACAGAGGTACCTGAGGCAATGAAACAAGCAGGTTTTTCTGTGGTCAGTGATGATCATGATACCATCATGGCAAATGCGGATGCACCAACAGTTGTAGCTTCTACAACAAGTGCACCAGCAGGAGCTTCGGTGATTCTTACATCATTGTATGCTTTTGTAACGCTGCAACCGGATTACATAGGCTTTGGGGATTCGGTTGATCATTACCATCCTTTTCTTATGAAAAAGTCAGCGGCAAATGCAACTGTTGATTTTATTAAGGCTGCCAAAGCATTTGCACAGGCTAATGACATTCCACTGAACGGGCAACTTTTCATTACAGGATACAGCGAGGGTGGATATGATGCACTTGCAACACTCGAAAAGATTGAACAGGACGGTGAGCTTCAGGTAACACTTGCTGCACCGATGGCAGGACCCTATGATATGAATCAAACAGCGATGGGTCAATTAAGTCAAGATGTATTGCCTATTCCCTCATATGTTGCATACGTAGCCTATGCTTATACACTCTCTTACAATCAAGACTTGTCATCAGTTTTTAACGAACCCTATGATTCTGAAGTTAAAACTTTGTTTGACGGATCACAGGCGCGCCCTGAGATAGATCCACAGTTACCAAATGCAACTGATGGATTGATCAATTCGGATTTCAGATATGATTTTCTTATAAACCCTGACAATTGGTTAAGAAAAGCAACACTTGAGAACAATGTAAATGACTGGGGACCACAAACACCTGTAAGACTGGTTCACTGTCTGGGTGACAATGTGGTGCCATTCCCTATGGCAAAACTTGCAGAAGCAACAATGAATGCCTATGGTGCGGCAGATGTAAGTATTGTACCGGTTGAAATTGCCGTTACGAAAGATCCGACAACAGCACTGAGATATAATCATTTCGAATGTGGACCGGTAGCGTATGGTGTAGCAGCACATATGTTTGCAGAAGCAAGACATACAACAATAGGATATTAG
- the nfo gene encoding deoxyribonuclease IV: protein MKFVGAHVSASGGVDNAPLNAMAIGAKAFAVFAKNQRQWVAKPLEEKTIEAFKKNLETAGILPKHVLPHDSYLINLGHPEEEKLEKSRAAFIDELERCNQLGLDKLNFHPGSHLVKIPKKDPEYHEKLMEAELHCLDVIAESMNLAIEATKGSDVKLVIENTAGQGTNLGYKFEHLAHLIEKVEDKSRVGVCLDTCHTFTAGYDLRTREAYDETMDAFERIVGFEYLMGMHINDSKPKLGSRVDRHASLGQGEIGWDAFCFIMNDPRMDDIPLILETIDESLWPEEIKALYALVKK, encoded by the coding sequence ATGAAGTTCGTAGGAGCGCATGTCAGTGCAAGCGGAGGAGTGGACAATGCGCCGCTCAATGCCATGGCCATCGGCGCCAAAGCTTTTGCCGTATTTGCAAAGAACCAGAGACAGTGGGTTGCTAAACCCCTGGAAGAGAAGACCATAGAAGCTTTCAAGAAAAATCTGGAGACCGCAGGCATTTTGCCCAAACACGTACTGCCGCATGACTCCTACCTGATCAATCTCGGACATCCCGAAGAGGAAAAGCTGGAAAAATCAAGGGCTGCATTCATCGATGAACTTGAACGCTGCAATCAGCTTGGACTGGACAAGCTCAATTTCCATCCGGGTTCACACCTTGTGAAGATCCCCAAGAAAGATCCGGAGTATCATGAAAAACTGATGGAAGCCGAACTGCACTGCCTTGACGTTATCGCCGAGTCGATGAACCTTGCCATCGAAGCGACCAAAGGTTCCGATGTGAAACTTGTCATTGAGAACACGGCAGGACAGGGAACCAACCTCGGGTATAAGTTCGAACATCTCGCACACCTCATAGAGAAAGTGGAAGACAAAAGCAGGGTAGGCGTCTGTCTCGACACCTGCCACACCTTTACCGCAGGCTACGACCTGCGTACCAGGGAAGCGTATGACGAAACGATGGATGCCTTCGAGCGTATCGTCGGGTTTGAGTATCTGATGGGAATGCATATCAACGATTCCAAACCAAAACTGGGCTCCAGGGTGGACAGACATGCCTCTCTGGGACAGGGAGAGATAGGCTGGGATGCTTTCTGTTTCATCATGAACGATCCGCGTATGGATGACATACCGCTCATCCTGGAAACTATCGATGAATCGCTCTGGCCCGAGGAGATCAAAGCGCTGTACGCTTTGGTGAAAAAGTAA